A genomic window from Cardiocondyla obscurior isolate alpha-2009 linkage group LG02, Cobs3.1, whole genome shotgun sequence includes:
- the LOC139112916 gene encoding zinc finger CCCH domain-containing protein 10-like, whose protein sequence is MAYFGEPAQKQQLCRDFQRGACSNSYCAFVHPYRYCFNYQNKKCTNAQCRFLHVTSVEQVRYEATGLSSAKLRYEVGRTLQNSIICGDYKAGRCNRTDCQRRHIGHDEKLECIVCCGEIVLDTFGASSCGHVYCYTCALKCQGPPRPYTMLTVVCPVCRSVASYEQLH, encoded by the exons atggcatattttgGGGAACcag ctCAAAAACAACAACTCTGCCGCGACTTCCAGCGAGGAGCCTGCTCGAACAgttattgcgcgtttgtgcacccTTACAGGTATTGTTTCAATTACCAAAACAAgaagtgcacaaacgcgcaatgcaGATTCTTGCATGTAACGAGTGTGGAGCAGGTTCGTTACGAGGCCACCGGATTATCGTCAGCGAAATTACGCTACGAAGTTGGACGCACCCTGCAGAATTCCATCATCTGCGGGGACTACAAGGCCGGCAGGTGCAACAGGACGGACTGCCAACGTCGGCATATCGGGCACGACGAAAAACTTGAGTGCATAGTGTGCTGCGGCGAAATTGTGTTAGACACGTTCGGGGCGTCCAGTTGCGGGCACGTGTATTGCTACACGTGTGCCCTAAAGTGCCAAGGCCCCCCGCGTCCGTACACTATGCTTACGGTTGTGTGCCCGGTATGCCGATCCGTCGCTAGTTACGAACAATTGCATtag